The Numida meleagris isolate 19003 breed g44 Domestic line unplaced genomic scaffold, NumMel1.0 unplaced_Scaffold605, whole genome shotgun sequence DNA window NNNNNNNNNNNNNNNNNNNNNNNNNNNNNNNNNNNNNNNNNNNNNNNNNNNNNNNNNNNNNNNNNNNNNNNNNNNNNNNNNNNNNNNNNNNNNNNNNNNNNNNNNNNNNNNNNNNNNNNNNNNNNNNNNNNNNNNNNNNNNNNNNNNNNNNNNNNNNNNNNNNNNNNNNNNNNNNNNNNNNNNNNNNNNNNNNNNNNNNNNNNNNNNNNNNNNNNNNNNNNNNNNNNNNNNNNNNNNNNNNNNNNNNNNNNNNNNNNNNNNNNNNNNNNNNNNNNNNNNNNNNNNNNNNNNNNNNNNNNNNNNNNNNNNNNNNNNNNNNNNNNNNNNNNNNNNNNNNNNNNNNNNNNNNNNNNNNNNNNNNNNNNNNNNNNNNNNNNNNNNNNNNNNNNNNNNNNNNNNNNNNNNNNNNNNNNNNNNNNNNNNNNNNNNNNNNNNNNNNNNNNNNNNNNNNNNNNNNNNNNNNNNNNNNNNNNNNNNNNNNNNNNNNNNNNNNNNNNNNNNNNNNNNNNNNNNNNNNNNNNNNNNNNNNNNNNNNNNNNNNNNNNNNNNNNNNNNNNNNNNNNNNNNNNNNNNNNNNNNNNNNNNNNNNNNNNNNNNNNNNNNNNNNNNNNNNNNNNNNNNNNNNNNNNNNNNNNNNNNNNNNNNNNNNNNNNNNNNNNNNNNNNNNNNNNNNNNNNNNNNNNNNNNNNNNNNNNNNNNNNNNNNNNNNNNNNNNNNNNNNNNNNNNNNNNNNNNNNNNNNNNNNNNNNNNNNNNNNNNNNNNNNNNNNNNNNNNNNNNNNNNNNNNNNNNNNNNNNNNNNNNNNNNNNNNNNNNNNNNNNNNNNNNNNNNNNNNNNNNNNNNNNNNNNNNNNNNNNNNNNNNNNNNNNNNNNNNNNNNNNNNNNNNNNNNNNNNNNNNNNNNNNNNNNNNNNNNNNNNNNNNNNNNNNNNNNNNNNNNNNNNNNNNNNNNNNNNNNNNNNNNNNNNNNNNNNNNNNNNNNNNNNNNNNNNNNNNNNNNNNNNNNNNNNNNNNNNNNNNNNNNNNNNNNNNNNNNNNNNNNNNNNNNNNNNNNNNNNNNNNNNNNNNNNNNNNNNNNNNNNNNNNNNNNNNNNNNNNNNNNNNNNNNNNNNNNNNNNNNNNNNNNNNNNNNNNNNNNNNNNNNNNNNNNNNNNNNNNNNNNNNNNNNNNNNNNNNNNNNNNNNNNNNNNNNNNNNNNNNNNNNNNNNNNNNNNNNNNNNNNNNNNNNNNNNNNNNNNNNNNNNNNNNNNNNNNNNNNNNNNNNNNNNNNNNNNNNNNNNNNNNNNNNNNNNNNNNNNNNNNNNNNNNNNNNNNNNNNNNNNNNNNNNNNNNNNNNNNNNNNNNNNNNNNNNNNNNNNNNNNNNNNNNNNNNNNNNNNNNNNNNNNNNNNNNNNNNNNNNNNNNNNNNNNNNNNNNNNNNNNNNNNNNNNNNNNNNNNNNNNNNNNNNNNNNNNNNNNNNNNNNNNNNNNNNNNNNNNNNNNNNNNNNNNNNNNNNNNNNNNNNNNNNNNNNNNNNNNNNNNNNNNNNNNNNNNNNNNNNNNNNNNNNNNNNNNNNNNNNNNNNNNNNNNNNNNNNNNNNNNNNNNNNNNNNNNNNNNNNNNNNNNNNNNNNNNNNNNNNNNNNNNNNNNNNNNNNNNNNNNNNNNNNNNNNNNNNNNNNNNNNNNNNNNNNNNNNNNNNNNNNNNNNNNNNNNNNNNNNNNNNNNNNNNNNNNNNNNNNNNNNNNNNNNNNNNNNNNNNNNNNNNNNNNNNNNNNNNNNNNNNNNNNNNNNNNNNNNNNNNNNNNNNNNNNNNNNNNNNNNNNNNNNNNNNNNNNNNNNNNNNNNNNNNNNNNNNNNNNNNNNNNNNNNNNNNNNNNNNNNNNNNNNNNNNNNNNNNNNNNNNNNNNNNNNNNNNNNNNNNNNNNNNNNNNNNNNNNNNNNNNNNNNNNNNNNNNNNNNNNNNNNNNNNNNNNNNNNNNNNNNNNNNNNNNNNNNNNNNNNNNNNNNNNNNNNNNNNNNNNNNNNNNNNNNNNNNNNNNNNNNNNNNNNNNNNNNNNNNNNNNNNNNNNNNNNNNNNNNNNNNNNNNNNNNNNNNNNNNNNNNNNNNNNNNNNNNNNNNNNNNNNNNNNNNNNNNNNNNNNNNNNNNNNNNNNNNNNNNNNNNNNNNNNNNNNNNNNNNNNNNNNNNNNNNNNNNNNNNNNNNNNNNNNNNNNNNNNNNNNNNNNNNNNNNNNNNNNNNNNNNNNNNNNNNNNNNNNNNNNNNNNNNNNNNNNNNNNNNNNNNNNNNNNNNNNNNNNNNNNNNNNNNNNNNNNNNNNNNNNNNNNNNNNNNNNNNNNNNNNNNNNNNNNNNNNNNNNNNNNNNNNNNNNNNNNNNNNNNNNNNNNNNNNNNNNNNNNNNNNNNNNNNNNNNNNNNNNNNNNNNNNNNNNNNNNNNNNNNNNNNNNNNNNNNNNNNNNNNNNNNNNNNNNNNNNNNNNNNNNNNNNNNNNNNNNNNNNNNNNNNNNNNNNNNNNNNNNNNNNNNNNNNNNNNNNNNNNNNNNNNNNNNNNNNNNNNNNNNNNNNNNNNNNNNNNGGGGTCAGGGGTCAGAGGTCACGGCTAGGGGGTGGGGCCGGGACTTTGGGGTCAGGGATTAGGGTCAGGGTTTGGGGTCAGCATTGGGGTCAGAGAGCAGGGGTCAGAGGTCAGAGGTCACGGGCAGGGGTTGGGGTCGGGACTTTGGGGTCAGAGGTCGGGGTTTAGGGTCAGGGTTTGGGGTCAGAGGGCAGGGTGTGGGGTCAGCATTGGGGTTAGAGGTCAGGGGTCAGAGGTCACGGTCGGGGGTTGGGTTCAGGGTTTAGGGTCAGGGGTTGGGGTCAGAGGTCACGGTTCAGAGGTCAGAGGTCACAGCCAGCGATTCAGGAGTCAGGACTTTGGGGTCAGAGGTCGGGGTTTAGGGTCAGAGGGCAGAGTTTGGGGTCAGGGTTTGGGCTCAGGGCTCAGCATtggggtcaggggtcagagGTCATCGCCAGAGGTTGAGGGTTCAGGACTTTGGGGTCAGAGGTCACGGTTTGGGGGCAGGGGTCAGCATTGGGGTCAGGGGTCATGGGTCAGAGGTCACAGCCAGGGGTTCAGGGGTCGGGACTGTGGGGCAGAGATCGGGGTTTAGGGTCAGGGCTTGGGGTCAGAGGGTAGAGTTTGGGGTCGGGGGTCAGCATTGGGTCAGAGGTCAGGGGTCAGAGGTCACGGTCAGGGTTGGGGTCAGAGGTCACGGTCAGGGTTGGGGTCAGGACTCGGTTCAGATTTCGGGGCTTAGGTCAGGATTTGGGGTCAGAGGACAGAGGTCACAGTCAGGGGTTGGGGTCAGGACTTTGGGGTCAGGGGTCAGTGTTGGGGATAGAGGTCAGGGGTCAGGATCTGGGGTCAAGGGTCAGCACTGCGGTCAAGGTTTGGGGTCAGGATTTGGGGGTCTGGGATCAAGGGTTGGGGTCAGGATTTGGGGGCCAGGGGTCAAGGTTTGGGATCAAGGTTTCAGGTTCAGGATTTTGGGGTCAGGGGTCAGGGTTTGGGGTCAGGGGCTGGGTCAGGGGTCAAGGTTTGGGGTCAAGATTTTGGGGTCAGAGGTCAGGGGTCAGGATTTGGGGTCAAGGGTTGGGGTCAGGGGTCAAGGGTTGGGGTCAGGATTTTGGGGTGTGGGGTCGGGGTTTGGGGTCAGGATTTGGAGGTCAGGGGTTAGGGCTTGGGGTCAAGGGTTGGGGTCAGGGGTCAGGATTTGGGGGTCAGGGGTCAAGGGTTGGGGTCGGGGTCAGGATTTGGGGTCAGGATTTGGGGGTCAGGGGTCAAGGTTTGGGGCCAGGATTTGGGGGTCAGGGGTCAAGGCTTGGGGTCAGGGGTCAAGGTTTGGAGTCAGGATTTGGGGGTCAGGGGTCAAGGTTTGGGGTCAGGATTTGGGGGTCAGGGGTCAAGGCTTGGGGTCAGGATTTGGGGGTCAGGATTTGGGGTCAAGGCTTCGGGCTCAGGATTTGGGGGTCAGAGGTCAGGGGTCAAGGGGTCAGGGGCCGCACCTGGTCGCGCTCGGCCTGCGGCAGGTCCTGGCAGCGCGATAGAGGCCGCCCCTGCGCCAGCTCCGTGCACAGCACCCGGCCCGAGCTCAGCTCCCCCAGCACCCGCGGGACCTGGACGCAGCGCTCCGAGCACAGCAGGCGAGACggaggggacatgggggggACGTGGGGTGACATGGAGGGTATGTGGGGTGACACGGAGGGGACACGGGGGGGGACGTGGGGTGACCCGTGTGAGGGCCGCAGTTTCCAGCGCAAGGTGGAGCGGTTCCTGGAGGCCCCCGCTGAGGTCCCCCCCCCCGACGGTGCCAGCGGGAGGGCCATGGCCCTGCTCAACTGCTGCCCCCCCTTCAGGTGAGGGGGGGTcccatccccacgtccccatcccagtgtccccatcccaatgTCCCATCGCAGTTACaccatcccagtgtccccatcccaatgtccccatcccaaaGTCCCtatcccagtgtccccatcccaatgtccccatcccagtgtccccatcccaatatccccatcccagtgtcccatcccagtgtccccatcccaatgTCCCATCGCAGTTACaccatcccagtgtccccatcccaatgtccccatcccGACGTCCCTATCCCAATAGCCCaatcccaatgtccccatcccagtgtccccatcccaatatccccatcccagtgtcccATCCCAATAtccccatcccagtgtcccatcccagtgtccccatcccaacGTCCCATCCCAGTGACCCCATCCCAGTATCCCCATCCAAATGACCCCATCCCAATGACCCCATCCCAGTGAccccatcccagtgtccccatcccattgtccccatcccagtgtccccatcccaaagTCCCATCCCAGTGGCCCCATCCCAATATCCCCATCCCAGTTTCCCCATCCCAATATCCCCATCCAAATGACCCCATCCCAATGAccccatcccagtgtccccatcccaatgaccccatcccaatgtccccatcccaatATCCCGATCCAAATGACCCCATCCCAGTGACcccatcccaatgtccccatcccaatATCCCGATCCNTGACcccatcccaatgtccccatcccaatATCCCGATCCAAATGACCCCATCCCAGTGACcccatcccaatgtccccatcccaatATCCCGATCCAAATGACCCCATCCCAATGACCCCATCCCAATAtccccatcccagtgtccccatcccaatATCCCCATCCCAATGAccccatcccagtgtccccatcccaaagTCCCATCCCAGTGAccccatcccagtgtccccatcccaatATCCCCATCCAAATGACCCCATCCCAATGACCTCATCCCAATATCCCtatcccagtgtccccatcccagtgtccccatcccaaagtcccatcccaatcccaataTCCCtatcccagtgtccccatctcAGTATCTGTtcctgatgtccccatgtctcaTTGTCCCACCCCAATATCCCATCCCAATGACgccagtgtccccatgtcccattgtCCCATCCCAATATCCCATCCCAatgaccccagtgtccccatgtctcaTTGTCCCATCCCAATGGCCCATTCCCATGTCTCCTCCTCCCAGTGTCACGttcagtgtccccatgtccccatgtcccaacGTCCCATCCCAATGAtcccatcccagtgtcccctTCTCAATGTGCCATGCCATTACCcccatcccaatgtccccatgtcccagtgtcccATCATAATGTCCCTatgtcccaatgtccccaccCCAGTGTcccatgtcccagtgtccccatgtcccatcccaatgtccccatcccaatgtccccatgccCCAGTGACCCCATCCCAAAGTCCCCatgtcccaatgtccccatgtcccatcccaATGACCgcatcccaatgtccccatgtcccaatgaccccatcccaatgtccccatgtcccatcccGATGACCTCATCccgatgtccccatgtccccatgtccccatgtcccatcccaaagtccccatgtcccagtgaTCCCctcccaatgtccccatgtcccaatgtccccgtgtcccatcCCAATGACCGtatcccaatgtccccatgtcccaatgaccccatcccaatgtccccatgtcccagtgtccccatgtcccatcccaATGATcccatcccaatgtccccatgtcccaatgACCCCATCCCAAAGTCCCTgtgtcccaatgtccccatgtcccatcccaATGACCTCATCccgatgtccccatgtcccaatgtccccatgtcccatcccGATGATcccatcccaatgtccccatgtcccaatgATCCCCTCCCAATGTCCCAttcccacatccccatggcccATCCCGATGACCTCATCCCGATGTCCCCATGTctcaatgtccccatgtccccgtgtcccagcGCCCCCatgtcccaatgtccccatcccaacaCCCCATCCCCAAACTTCTTGGGGTCCCCTGGGTGTTCCGGGTACGGGGGACCCCCCCACACCTCCCGCCCCATTGCAGGGCCTTCGCTGAGCGCTTGGCCCAGTTCGGGCACCCCGAGAGCGAGGACCCACGGCGCCAGGCCCACACGGCGCTGGACAAGGTGATGCGGCTCTGCAACCACGTCCTCACCCAGCACCTCTTCGAGGACCTCAAGGTGAAGTtggggtgtggggctggggggcacccGTGGGGTCCCAGTGTCACCTGCGGGGTCCTGGTTCCCATTTGTTGGGT harbors:
- the LOC110391894 gene encoding exocyst complex component 3-like protein 2; its protein translation is MEMAHSLLGVLVAFLHSFQRKVERFLEAPAEVPPPDGASGRAMALLNCCPPFRAFAERLAQFGHPESEDPRRQAHTALDKVMRLCNHVLTQHLFEDLKVKLGCGAGGHPWGPSVTCGVLVPICWVLGSIPWVPVLPHWVLSMIPWSQCCPIGF